Proteins encoded in a region of the Schaalia hyovaginalis genome:
- a CDS encoding GNAT family protein, which produces MSAALPLVRPFARVWGRRLPDLLLEVRDPVGRGLMRAVAALAPPSSAEGGARVLPAGSAEARARPRCVTLSPAWGRDHLVLDALRRENADFLAPWEATLPSGSDEALPDVWQYARSTDRDQRSGRALVMAVRVDGAVAGQFTVSNVVRGAMSQGMLGYWLAESWAGRGLGSLCAALVVDLVIGELGLHRLEVAVRPQNAPSLGVCRRLGLHREGIRPRFMHIAGAWADHVVFSVDAESLPEGGVLARLEGSGG; this is translated from the coding sequence GTGAGCGCTGCACTGCCGCTCGTCCGTCCCTTCGCGAGGGTCTGGGGGAGGCGTTTGCCCGATCTCCTTCTCGAGGTGCGCGATCCGGTGGGGCGCGGCCTCATGCGCGCCGTCGCGGCTTTAGCGCCTCCTTCGAGCGCCGAGGGCGGGGCGCGCGTCCTCCCCGCGGGGAGCGCCGAAGCCCGGGCGCGTCCTCGATGCGTGACTCTGAGTCCGGCATGGGGGAGGGATCACTTGGTCCTGGACGCGCTGCGGCGTGAGAACGCGGATTTCCTGGCGCCGTGGGAGGCGACTCTGCCCTCCGGTTCGGACGAGGCGCTTCCCGATGTCTGGCAGTATGCGCGCTCGACGGATCGGGATCAGCGCAGTGGACGCGCCCTGGTGATGGCGGTCCGGGTAGATGGGGCCGTGGCTGGTCAGTTCACGGTGTCCAATGTGGTGCGCGGCGCGATGTCGCAGGGAATGCTGGGGTATTGGCTGGCCGAGAGCTGGGCGGGTCGTGGTCTGGGGTCTTTGTGCGCGGCGCTCGTCGTCGATCTCGTGATCGGGGAGCTCGGGCTGCATCGACTGGAAGTGGCGGTTCGTCCGCAGAACGCCCCTTCGCTCGGAGTGTGCCGCAGGCTCGGGCTTCATCGCGAGGGGATCCGTCCTCGTTTCATGCACATCGCGGGCGCGTGGGCGGATCATGTCGTCTTCTCGGTCGATGCGGAGTCCTTGCCCGAGGGCGGGGTCCTCGCCCGACTCGAGGGGTCCGGGGGCTGA